A single genomic interval of Streptomyces sp. BA2 harbors:
- a CDS encoding phage baseplate protein, giving the protein MLGLSGVVLATAALSGPKALAVGRDSAPDVLGDRFNLAGPGARLIHEKTLHHATVMQSFAFDELHGHVYALQLIPGGVRLPGESRTYSHAERHDAGDLCLNRLSMRGKVLGRMYLKGFGHGTAISVDSSRSIVGGAVRLWVECDANPASGYGRAIGRFPYAENTVLHSADRRVTVYRPRPGSSANCAALDLNNRRLLLRYALPDRRRYALYNLDTFTAGVFRPLIDVAQPGLDLGLPFQGMALDGDYAYQLIGSGRGAKSSSGPDNTVLLHCIDLRTGAVVQRHKSQVARRLTHREPEGLAVLHGPQAREPQLCMGFASGPSGGRKFSLYGLPTL; this is encoded by the coding sequence GTGCTCGGTCTCAGCGGTGTGGTGCTTGCGACGGCAGCGCTCAGCGGCCCAAAGGCCCTTGCCGTTGGCCGGGACAGCGCCCCGGACGTTCTGGGTGATCGCTTCAACCTGGCCGGCCCCGGCGCCCGCCTGATCCACGAGAAGACGCTGCATCACGCGACGGTGATGCAGTCCTTCGCCTTCGACGAGCTCCACGGGCACGTCTACGCGCTCCAGTTGATCCCGGGCGGGGTCCGGCTCCCGGGCGAATCGCGCACCTACAGCCATGCTGAGCGGCACGATGCCGGTGACCTGTGCCTGAACCGGCTGTCGATGCGCGGCAAGGTGCTGGGCCGGATGTACCTCAAGGGCTTCGGTCACGGCACCGCGATCAGCGTGGACAGCTCCCGCAGCATCGTGGGCGGAGCCGTCAGGCTGTGGGTCGAGTGCGACGCCAACCCGGCCTCCGGGTACGGGCGCGCGATCGGCCGCTTCCCGTACGCCGAGAACACCGTGCTGCACAGCGCTGACCGCCGTGTCACCGTCTACCGCCCGCGCCCCGGCTCGAGCGCCAACTGTGCCGCCCTCGACCTGAACAACCGCCGTCTGCTGCTGCGCTACGCGCTCCCCGACCGCCGTCGCTACGCGCTCTACAACCTGGACACCTTCACTGCCGGGGTCTTCAGGCCGCTGATCGACGTCGCTCAGCCGGGCCTGGACCTCGGCCTGCCCTTTCAGGGCATGGCACTGGACGGCGATTACGCGTACCAGTTGATTGGCTCCGGCCGCGGTGCCAAAAGCTCCTCAGGGCCGGACAACACAGTGCTGCTGCACTGCATCGACCTGCGCACGGGGGCGGTAGTGCAGAGACACAAGTCCCAGGTCGCCCGTCGGCTCACGCACCGCGAGCCCGAAGGCCTTGCCGTGCTGCACGGACCCCAGGCAAGGGAACCGCAGCTGTGCATGGGCTTCGCCTCGGGCCCGTCCGGCGGACGAAAGTTCTCCCTCTACGGCCTGCCCACCCTGTAG
- a CDS encoding NUDIX domain-containing protein, which produces MERVDDQDRVLGVVSRRQAVRESWLHRVAVTVCRDEGGRIIVTRRSEQLSRFPGLYEVVVGGAVSVGESYEQAAARELAEELGVRVLPRLLFTFLNRSGLSPHWLGVHEAVVPNAVAADPDEIAWHGWLTEPELRSALLEWHFAPDSHEAFNRYLAFRLRPRNARS; this is translated from the coding sequence CTGGAGCGTGTCGATGATCAGGATCGTGTCCTGGGGGTGGTCAGCCGCCGGCAGGCAGTTCGGGAGAGTTGGCTGCACCGGGTCGCCGTGACGGTGTGTCGTGATGAGGGTGGGCGGATCATCGTTACCCGGCGGTCGGAACAACTGTCGCGCTTCCCCGGGCTCTATGAGGTCGTGGTCGGTGGCGCCGTTAGTGTCGGTGAGTCCTATGAGCAGGCCGCCGCGCGGGAGCTGGCTGAAGAGCTGGGCGTTCGTGTACTGCCGCGCTTGCTGTTCACGTTCCTCAACCGCAGCGGTTTGAGCCCTCACTGGCTCGGCGTTCACGAAGCCGTGGTGCCGAACGCCGTGGCCGCTGATCCTGATGAGATCGCTTGGCATGGCTGGCTGACCGAGCCGGAGCTGCGGTCGGCCCTGCTGGAGTGGCACTTCGCCCCCGACAGCCACGAAGCTTTCAACCGGTATCTCGCCTTCCGGCTCCGTCCCAGAAATGCAAGGTCGTAA
- a CDS encoding TetR/AcrR family transcriptional regulator C-terminal domain-containing protein yields the protein MTKTTEAAGHPPYLRIVAAIRWRIAEGELAPGDRVPSTRQIAREWGVALATATKALTTLRLEGLVEARPRIGTVVARTAPAAQARRRQSPAPDPEQELSHDRIVRAALEIADAEGLSALSMRGVAARLGVAAMSIYRYVPSKEDLVLHMADAAFGEDSYRADAPEDWRTRIELGARTLWSLYRKHPWLAQLGSLTRPLLVPNLMVHGEWVLGALDGHGLDPTTLFDIHVLIYSHVQGLAVHLEMEAHAEAATGQSEDQWMDSRAPALQELVESGRFPTFTKVVGAFKDGYDLRLDALFELGLKALLDGLTSIIEGQEAVT from the coding sequence GTGACGAAGACCACAGAGGCAGCCGGTCATCCGCCCTATCTGCGCATCGTCGCCGCGATCCGGTGGCGCATCGCGGAGGGTGAACTCGCCCCTGGGGACCGGGTTCCTTCGACCCGCCAGATCGCCCGGGAATGGGGCGTCGCGCTCGCCACCGCCACCAAGGCCCTGACCACCCTGCGCCTGGAGGGACTTGTCGAGGCCCGACCCCGGATCGGCACGGTCGTCGCCAGAACCGCCCCCGCCGCGCAGGCCCGCAGACGCCAATCACCCGCCCCGGACCCCGAGCAGGAGCTGAGCCACGACCGGATCGTCCGGGCCGCCCTCGAGATCGCTGACGCCGAAGGGCTCTCGGCGCTCTCCATGCGCGGCGTCGCGGCCCGGCTCGGCGTCGCGGCGATGTCGATCTACCGGTACGTCCCGAGCAAGGAAGACCTCGTCCTGCACATGGCCGACGCCGCGTTCGGCGAGGACTCCTACCGCGCGGACGCCCCCGAGGATTGGCGTACCCGCATCGAGCTGGGCGCCCGGACCCTGTGGAGCCTGTACCGCAAGCACCCGTGGCTGGCCCAGCTCGGCTCCCTCACACGGCCGTTGCTCGTGCCCAATCTCATGGTCCACGGCGAGTGGGTGCTGGGCGCCCTCGACGGCCACGGCCTCGACCCCACGACCCTGTTCGACATCCACGTACTGATCTACAGCCATGTGCAGGGCCTGGCGGTGCACCTGGAGATGGAGGCGCACGCCGAAGCCGCCACGGGCCAGTCGGAAGACCAGTGGATGGACAGCCGCGCCCCTGCCCTCCAAGAACTGGTGGAATCCGGCCGCTTCCCGACCTTCACCAAGGTGGTCGGAGCCTTCAAGGACGGCTACGACCTGCGTCTCGATGCGCTCTTCGAACTCGGCCTCAAGGCACTCCTCGACGGCCTGACTTCCATCATCGAAGGTCAGGAAGCTGTCACGTAG
- a CDS encoding FAD-dependent monooxygenase — MRTVLVSGSGIAGPVLAYWLRRHGFAPTVVERAPGQRPGGQAVDIRGVALEVVQRMGLLEQASHVRTRMRGMSILDPDGHEVDCSTEATFSSGRLDSEDIEVLREDLVRMVHEHTQAGVEYLFGDSITALNEDEAGVRVEFARGSSRAFDLVVGADGLHSTVRRLTFGPEERYAHHLGSYLSVFSADNFLALDDWQMWLRDGDTGFGIMPVRGNTELRIAFGFESAPLAHDGAALRQLVVDMLASMRWEGTRLAEAARKAPDFYCDAMAQIRMDQWSLGRVTLLGDAGYCPSPLSGQGTSLALVGAHVLADCLAQDNGDHRTAYARYEQRMRPFVTLNQALATENPGGPASEASLARAKNALSLDG; from the coding sequence ATGCGCACCGTACTCGTCTCCGGCAGCGGCATCGCCGGACCCGTCCTCGCCTACTGGCTGCGCCGCCACGGCTTCGCGCCCACCGTCGTCGAACGCGCTCCGGGCCAACGCCCCGGAGGCCAGGCCGTGGACATCCGCGGCGTCGCACTCGAAGTCGTGCAGCGGATGGGCCTGCTGGAACAGGCAAGCCACGTAAGGACCCGGATGCGCGGCATGTCGATCCTCGACCCCGACGGCCACGAGGTTGACTGCTCCACCGAGGCGACCTTCAGCAGCGGTCGGCTCGACAGCGAAGACATCGAGGTGCTGCGCGAGGATCTGGTACGGATGGTGCACGAGCACACGCAGGCGGGCGTCGAGTACCTCTTCGGCGACAGCATCACCGCACTCAACGAGGACGAGGCCGGCGTGCGCGTCGAATTTGCCCGCGGGTCATCCCGCGCCTTCGACCTCGTGGTCGGGGCCGACGGCCTCCACTCCACCGTACGGCGCCTGACCTTCGGTCCGGAGGAGCGCTACGCCCATCACCTGGGCAGCTACCTCTCAGTGTTCAGCGCTGACAACTTCCTCGCCCTGGACGACTGGCAGATGTGGCTGCGGGACGGCGACACGGGCTTCGGCATCATGCCCGTACGCGGCAACACCGAACTCAGGATCGCCTTCGGCTTCGAGTCCGCCCCCCTCGCCCACGACGGCGCTGCCCTCCGGCAGCTCGTCGTAGACATGCTCGCGTCGATGCGGTGGGAAGGGACCCGCCTGGCCGAGGCCGCCCGGAAGGCGCCCGACTTCTACTGCGACGCCATGGCCCAGATCCGCATGGACCAGTGGTCGCTGGGCCGGGTGACCTTGCTCGGAGACGCCGGCTACTGCCCTTCCCCTCTCTCGGGGCAGGGCACCAGCCTGGCCCTCGTGGGCGCCCACGTGCTGGCCGACTGCCTTGCCCAGGACAACGGCGACCACCGCACCGCATATGCCCGCTACGAGCAGCGGATGCGCCCCTTCGTCACTCTCAACCAGGCCCTGGCCACCGAGAATCCCGGCGGACCGGCCTCCGAGGCATCCCTCGCGCGCGCCAAGAATGCACTCTCACTGGACGGCTGA
- a CDS encoding serine hydrolase: MRYGTHSLNPAAPELPDAAFTVARVVLFSLAAVGVFTMFRLMGASDRTEWSDDEPAGAAEQAVAALSGSSRFAGGLLSPEGFRMMHKGTVSVHDRHRYGLGWRDDELEDPGVRMVWHSGATPGYHGIVVLVPERNLAVVVQYNAFAKNEENLLNNTAFGAASILLGGEPQQVDEDGWLTWMLVALGAVTVALAAVVGGLRVVRPRVCSRDGQRRALGHVVVGGVAAVTGCLLAASVACFVLPGQMGVTLREVLLFAPDVGWLVVAVAGLGVLLAVLRIVITVRTALALRRADRPVPERELVAAPTAR, translated from the coding sequence GTGCGGTACGGCACGCACTCCCTGAACCCCGCGGCGCCTGAGCTTCCCGATGCCGCCTTCACTGTCGCCCGCGTGGTGCTGTTCAGCCTGGCCGCGGTCGGGGTGTTCACCATGTTCCGGTTGATGGGTGCCTCGGATCGTACCGAGTGGAGCGATGACGAACCGGCGGGTGCGGCGGAGCAGGCCGTGGCAGCTCTGAGCGGCAGTTCGCGCTTCGCGGGCGGCCTGCTGTCCCCGGAAGGCTTCCGGATGATGCACAAGGGGACCGTCTCCGTCCACGATCGCCACCGCTACGGTCTGGGCTGGCGGGACGACGAGCTGGAGGACCCGGGCGTGCGCATGGTCTGGCATTCCGGTGCCACACCCGGCTATCACGGCATCGTGGTCCTCGTCCCGGAGCGGAACCTCGCGGTTGTCGTCCAGTACAACGCCTTCGCGAAGAACGAGGAGAACCTGCTCAACAACACCGCCTTCGGAGCGGCGAGCATCCTGCTCGGCGGTGAGCCCCAACAGGTCGACGAGGACGGGTGGTTGACCTGGATGCTTGTCGCGCTCGGTGCCGTCACCGTTGCTCTTGCAGCCGTCGTTGGGGGGTTGAGGGTGGTGCGTCCGCGTGTATGTTCCCGCGACGGGCAGCGGCGCGCCCTGGGCCACGTGGTGGTGGGCGGTGTCGCGGCGGTCACCGGCTGCCTGCTGGCCGCGAGCGTCGCCTGCTTCGTCCTGCCCGGGCAGATGGGCGTGACCCTGCGTGAGGTGCTGCTGTTCGCGCCCGACGTGGGCTGGCTGGTTGTCGCGGTGGCCGGGCTCGGGGTGCTCCTGGCGGTGCTTCGGATCGTCATCACCGTCCGCACAGCGCTGGCCCTTCGGCGGGCCGACCGGCCGGTGCCTGAGAGGGAGCTGGTGGCCGCGCCGACGGCCCGGTGA
- a CDS encoding NADP-dependent oxidoreductase, which translates to MKAVRYHSYGGSDVLVHEEADRPVPGVGQVVVQVAGTSYNDADSGLRAGLRQDLLPLAFPHIPGLDLAGVITAVGEGVSDWRVGDAVVALLPADVPGAAAEYVAVSAEALATAPRTVELADAAALPLVGLTAWQALFEHADLKSGQNILINGAGSAVGGYAVQLAAQAGAGVTATAGARSRDRVRSYGADRIVDYAVTPVVQALAGQHFDVVLQLAPAGPEENAQLVGLVADGGAFVSVTTPGPQDAGRGVRTAHVFGRSDVTQLAELVARVDAGELVIEVAERLPLADLATVHARAAGRFARIAELAAQVEGGDLAERLRADRAAVRAPASAGELAGKTVLTP; encoded by the coding sequence ATGAAGGCAGTGCGTTACCACTCCTACGGCGGCAGCGACGTCCTCGTCCACGAGGAGGCAGACCGGCCGGTGCCAGGTGTGGGCCAAGTAGTGGTGCAGGTGGCCGGCACCTCGTACAACGACGCGGACTCGGGCCTGCGCGCGGGATTGCGGCAGGACCTGCTCCCACTGGCCTTCCCGCACATTCCCGGCCTCGACCTGGCCGGAGTCATTACCGCGGTCGGCGAGGGGGTGTCCGACTGGAGGGTGGGGGATGCGGTGGTCGCGCTGCTGCCGGCGGACGTGCCCGGCGCGGCCGCCGAATACGTCGCCGTATCCGCCGAGGCGCTGGCCACCGCCCCCCGCACTGTCGAGTTGGCCGACGCCGCGGCCCTGCCTCTCGTCGGGCTGACGGCATGGCAGGCCCTGTTCGAACACGCCGACCTCAAGTCCGGGCAGAACATCCTGATCAACGGCGCGGGCAGCGCGGTGGGCGGGTACGCCGTCCAGCTCGCCGCTCAGGCCGGTGCGGGCGTGACCGCGACCGCCGGTGCGCGCAGCCGCGACCGTGTCCGCTCCTACGGCGCGGACCGGATCGTCGACTACGCCGTGACTCCCGTTGTGCAGGCGCTGGCCGGGCAGCACTTCGACGTGGTGCTGCAGCTGGCTCCCGCCGGTCCTGAGGAAAACGCGCAGCTGGTGGGCCTGGTCGCCGACGGCGGAGCCTTCGTCAGCGTCACCACTCCCGGCCCGCAGGATGCCGGACGGGGGGTGCGCACGGCGCACGTGTTCGGGCGCAGCGACGTCACCCAGCTCGCCGAACTGGTCGCCCGCGTCGACGCCGGAGAGCTGGTGATCGAGGTGGCCGAGCGGCTGCCACTGGCCGACCTGGCCACGGTCCACGCCCGCGCCGCCGGCCGGTTCGCCCGGATCGCCGAGCTGGCCGCCCAGGTCGAGGGCGGAGACCTGGCCGAGCGGCTGCGCGCCGACCGGGCCGCGGTCCGAGCCCCGGCTTCCGCCGGAGAGCTGGCCGGCAAGACCGTCCTGACCCCCTGA
- a CDS encoding type II toxin-antitoxin system PemK/MazF family toxin has translation MQRGEIWWADIDERRPVVLLSGEASEFRAMQVVVPAGIELGGVAAELAVGASERLPLEGVLRVALPRPGLIPCTWLVTLTRKDLVERAGVLSSA, from the coding sequence GTGCAACGTGGCGAAATCTGGTGGGCGGATATCGACGAGCGGCGGCCGGTCGTACTGCTCTCGGGGGAAGCGTCCGAGTTCCGGGCGATGCAGGTCGTCGTTCCCGCCGGCATCGAGCTCGGCGGGGTGGCCGCTGAGCTGGCAGTAGGTGCCTCCGAACGACTACCGCTTGAAGGCGTGCTGCGAGTCGCATTGCCCCGCCCTGGCCTCATCCCCTGCACGTGGCTGGTCACTTTGACCCGCAAAGACCTGGTCGAGCGGGCGGGAGTCCTGTCGTCTGCGTAA
- a CDS encoding CocE/NonD family hydrolase has protein sequence MGIFGMVGLDNGIVSGLEKFEGPDPAYWCARGYAICTPDIRGVANSEGDSVIWDRQEGRDCYDLIEWLGVQDWCTGKVAMSGTSYLAVSQWFTAAEQPPHLAAINPWEGVSDVYRDLVLRGGMPDTGFACLLQDNSYFGKGQKEDSLTEAQRHPLMDDLWENKIPQFEKITVPAYVVASYSNTLHTAGTFRAWRRMASEDKWLRVHNSQEWPDYYDEANVEDLRRFFDHVLKGEDNGWEQTPRVRYSLLDLQGGDRVNVPADQFPPADVTSTKYYLDGRTRTLRTGAPRRSRFSPACRW, from the coding sequence ATGGGCATCTTCGGGATGGTCGGCCTCGACAACGGCATCGTGTCCGGGCTCGAGAAGTTCGAAGGCCCGGACCCCGCCTACTGGTGCGCGCGGGGCTACGCGATCTGCACCCCGGATATCCGGGGTGTCGCCAACTCCGAAGGCGACAGCGTCATCTGGGACCGCCAGGAGGGCCGGGACTGTTATGACCTGATCGAGTGGCTCGGCGTCCAGGACTGGTGCACCGGCAAGGTCGCGATGAGCGGAACCTCGTACCTCGCGGTCTCCCAGTGGTTCACCGCGGCCGAGCAGCCGCCACACCTGGCCGCGATCAACCCATGGGAGGGCGTCAGCGACGTCTACCGTGACCTGGTGCTGCGCGGCGGCATGCCCGACACCGGATTCGCCTGCCTGCTCCAGGACAACAGCTACTTCGGCAAGGGCCAGAAGGAGGACTCCCTCACCGAGGCCCAGCGCCACCCGCTGATGGACGACCTGTGGGAGAACAAGATCCCTCAGTTCGAGAAGATCACCGTGCCCGCGTACGTCGTCGCCAGCTACTCCAACACCCTGCACACGGCCGGTACGTTCCGTGCCTGGCGGCGGATGGCCTCCGAGGACAAGTGGCTGCGCGTCCACAACAGCCAGGAATGGCCCGACTACTACGACGAGGCCAACGTCGAGGACCTGCGCCGGTTCTTCGACCACGTCCTCAAGGGCGAGGACAACGGCTGGGAGCAGACGCCCCGCGTGCGCTACTCCCTCCTCGACCTCCAGGGCGGCGACCGAGTCAACGTCCCGGCGGACCAGTTCCCGCCGGCCGACGTCACGTCGACGAAGTACTACCTCGACGGACGCACCCGGACGCTGCGGACGGGAGCGCCGCGACGTTCGCGGTTTTCGCCGGCCTGCCGCTGGTGA